Proteins co-encoded in one Cupriavidus nantongensis genomic window:
- a CDS encoding LysR family transcriptional regulator, which translates to MDLAALEIFRAVVEAGGVTRAAERLHRVQSNVTTRIRQLEQSLGVELFVRDGRRMVLTPSGQTLFDYACRILTLTEEARHAVLPARPHGRLRIASMESTAASRLPQVLAAYHQAWPEVQLELVTLATRQAFDALARFEVDCAFVAEPLADPALRAVPVFEEELVVITRAHHRPVRGAADLEVPTLLAFEPGCNYRARLETWYGSGPAPTPRVLQLSSYHAIVACVAAGIGAAIVPRSVLGLYRDLPAIRQHSLGAAGRVRTLLAWQPSMASAALHALVEALPELTPAPPGSAGPELAAA; encoded by the coding sequence ATGGACCTTGCCGCGCTGGAGATCTTCCGCGCCGTCGTCGAGGCCGGCGGCGTCACCCGCGCGGCCGAGCGGCTGCACCGGGTGCAGTCCAATGTCACCACCCGCATCCGCCAGCTGGAGCAGTCGCTGGGCGTCGAGCTGTTCGTGCGCGACGGCCGCCGCATGGTGCTGACGCCGTCGGGCCAGACCCTGTTCGACTACGCCTGCCGCATCCTGACGCTGACCGAAGAGGCGCGCCACGCGGTGTTGCCGGCGCGGCCGCATGGCCGGCTGCGCATTGCCTCGATGGAAAGCACCGCCGCCAGCCGCCTGCCGCAGGTGCTGGCCGCGTATCACCAAGCTTGGCCCGAGGTGCAGCTGGAACTGGTGACGCTGGCGACGCGGCAGGCGTTCGACGCGCTGGCGCGCTTCGAGGTCGACTGCGCCTTCGTCGCCGAGCCGCTGGCCGACCCGGCGCTGCGCGCGGTGCCGGTGTTCGAGGAAGAGCTGGTGGTGATCACGCGCGCGCACCATCGCCCCGTGCGCGGCGCGGCCGACCTCGAGGTGCCGACGCTGCTGGCGTTCGAGCCGGGCTGCAACTATCGCGCGCGGCTCGAGACCTGGTACGGCAGCGGCCCCGCGCCGACCCCGCGCGTGCTGCAGCTCAGCTCCTACCATGCCATCGTCGCCTGCGTCGCGGCCGGCATCGGCGCGGCGATCGTGCCGCGCTCGGTGCTGGGCCTGTACCGCGACCTGCCCGCGATCCGGCAGCACAGCCTGGGCGCGGCGGGCCGGGTGCGCACGCTGCTGGCGTGGCAGCCGTCGATGGCCAGCGCCGCGCTG